A DNA window from Hoplias malabaricus isolate fHopMal1 chromosome 5, fHopMal1.hap1, whole genome shotgun sequence contains the following coding sequences:
- the si:ch211-220m17.5 gene encoding guanylin family protein: protein MKIIISVALVFATLCFFSEAVQVQDGEYFFSAESVKVLQQLLNSSAHAQQKNPRLATTSYSAVCANPTLPQEFVPLCNQSGSSLVFSRLAAMPMDVCEICAFAACTGC from the exons ATGAAGATCATCATCTCTGTTGCTTTGGTTTTTGCCACTCTCTGCTTTTTCTCCGAGGCTGTCCAAGTGCAG GATGGAGAATATTTCTTCTCAGCTGAATCTGTTAAAGTCCTCCAGCAATTGCTGAACAGCAGCGCTCATGCTCAGCAGAAAAACCCTCGCCTGGCCACCACCAGCTACTCCGCTGTGTGTGCTAATCCCACCCTGCCACAAGAGTTTGTACCTCTCTGCAACCAAAGTGGATCCAGTCTGGTTTTCTCAAGGCTAG CTGCCATGCCCATGGATGTGTGTGAGATTTGTGCTTTTGCTGCCTGCACCGGCTGTTAg